From a region of the Chitinophaga caseinilytica genome:
- a CDS encoding alpha/beta hydrolase translates to MAQLFNRKINVNGVEIFYREAGDRRKPAILLLHGFPTSSVMFKTLMTALSDDFYLVAPDYPGFGFSAFPSIDEFEYSFRNIAACMHAFTEAIGLERFTIFLNDYGCPIGLRICVEHPEKIERLIVMNGNAYEEGAGPQWDEMLDYWKHPTPEKKAKVYAFLSEEGTKAQYAAGLPDELLPRVAPETWMLDWQLMQRPGNLDMQYILNCDYLDNMLLFPIFQLYFRTFQPPALIIWGRYDPYFNVEEAHCYRRDIPDAEVHILDGSHMLLETHFDEVLPLMREFLK, encoded by the coding sequence ATGGCGCAGCTCTTCAACAGGAAAATAAATGTAAACGGGGTGGAGATTTTCTACCGCGAAGCGGGCGACCGGCGCAAGCCTGCCATACTGTTGTTGCATGGTTTCCCCACGTCGTCGGTCATGTTCAAAACGCTCATGACCGCCCTGTCAGACGATTTTTACCTGGTGGCGCCCGACTATCCGGGGTTCGGCTTCAGCGCATTCCCTTCCATCGACGAATTCGAATACTCGTTCCGGAACATCGCGGCGTGCATGCATGCTTTCACCGAAGCGATCGGCCTGGAGCGGTTCACGATTTTTCTGAATGATTACGGTTGCCCCATCGGATTGCGGATTTGCGTCGAACATCCTGAAAAGATCGAGCGCCTGATCGTCATGAACGGCAATGCGTACGAAGAAGGGGCCGGGCCGCAGTGGGACGAAATGCTCGATTACTGGAAACACCCCACGCCGGAAAAGAAGGCGAAGGTATATGCTTTTTTGAGCGAAGAAGGCACAAAAGCGCAATATGCCGCCGGCTTGCCAGACGAGCTCCTGCCGCGGGTTGCGCCCGAAACCTGGATGCTCGATTGGCAGCTGATGCAGCGCCCAGGCAACCTGGACATGCAATACATCCTCAATTGCGATTATCTGGACAATATGCTGCTGTTCCCCATCTTTCAGCTGTATTTCCGTACGTTCCAGCCACCGGCGCTGATTATCTGGGGCCGGTACGATCCGTATTTCAACGTGGAAGAAGCTCACTGTTACCGGCGCGATATACCGGACGCGGAAGTGCATATCCTCGACGGCAGCCACATGCTGCTCGAAACACATTTCGATGAAGTGCTGCCGCTGATGCGGGAGTTTTTGAAATGA
- a CDS encoding macro domain-containing protein: MQYILSAIDPALIEAWKAFFSDIPNVVIHEGDITKLKVDAVVSPANSFGFMDGGLDLALSERLGWDLERKLMDRIKALPEGELLVGQAMTLETGDPEIPYLISAPTMRIPTNFNIDTSVNAYLAMKAILIAANKEPEIQSVAIPGLCTGTGRMDPKIAAKQMFYAFEEIVNGKRMDFEAFGDAQKYQRTLNPTGMIWTH; encoded by the coding sequence ATGCAATACATATTATCTGCAATCGACCCCGCATTGATCGAAGCCTGGAAGGCCTTCTTCTCCGATATTCCCAATGTAGTTATACATGAAGGCGATATCACCAAACTGAAAGTAGATGCGGTCGTTAGCCCGGCAAATTCTTTCGGGTTTATGGACGGTGGCCTCGATCTCGCCCTCTCGGAACGCCTGGGATGGGACCTGGAAAGAAAGCTGATGGACCGCATCAAGGCGCTGCCGGAAGGGGAGCTGCTGGTAGGTCAGGCTATGACGCTGGAAACGGGAGATCCGGAGATTCCGTACCTCATTTCGGCGCCCACTATGCGCATCCCGACAAATTTCAACATCGATACTTCGGTGAATGCCTATCTGGCGATGAAAGCCATATTGATAGCGGCGAACAAGGAACCTGAAATTCAATCTGTCGCCATTCCGGGATTGTGCACCGGCACAGGCCGGATGGACCCGAAGATCGCTGCAAAACAGATGTTTTATGCGTTTGAGGAAATCGTAAATGGAAAACGGATGGATTTCGAAGCCTTCGGCGATGCGCAGAAATACCAGCGCACCCTCAATCCAACAGGTATGATCTGGACGCATTGA